Proteins from one Sinomonas terrae genomic window:
- a CDS encoding LexA family protein yields MDAQPLHLPLAPQAVPAGFPSPAQDYYEGPIDLTEQLVKDKAATFIVRVVGDSMEGAGISDGDELLVDRSLEPRHGDVIVAVLDGELTVKRLWLTAQGVVLHAENQKYPDIHIAELADFRVWGVATYGIHHLRDGRRAG; encoded by the coding sequence GTGGACGCGCAGCCGCTGCATCTGCCGCTCGCACCGCAGGCCGTGCCAGCCGGATTCCCGAGCCCGGCCCAGGATTACTACGAGGGCCCGATCGACCTGACCGAGCAGCTCGTGAAGGACAAGGCGGCAACCTTCATCGTCCGGGTCGTGGGGGACTCGATGGAGGGAGCGGGGATCAGCGACGGTGACGAACTCCTCGTCGACAGGTCGCTGGAGCCCCGGCACGGGGACGTCATCGTCGCGGTGCTCGACGGCGAGCTGACCGTCAAACGACTCTGGCTCACCGCGCAGGGCGTGGTCCTGCACGCCGAGAACCAAAAGTACCCCGACATCCACATCGCCGAACTGGCTGATTTCCGAGTCTGGGGGGTCGCAACCTACGGGATCCATCACCTCCGGGATGGCCGTCGTGCCGGCTGA
- a CDS encoding dihydroxy-acid dehydratase yields MKENSIAQEAKGACGECGLRSRVWFAGEGTAGFNHRANLKAGGHLGEMFDGRPVIGIANSASDLVPCNSGLTELAEWAVRGVLESGGFPLVFPTMSIGDSIMRPSGMMYRNLMSMELEELARSNPIDGLVLLTGCDNTAPAYVMGAASTGLPTMMIHAGPMLSGNWRAQVLASGTDVYRLNDQARMGDLDASDLDQAEYGISRSVGTCNTMGTACTMGAVLEAMGLSLMGTANIPAVDARKKAAAQRTGRRIVELVRDRIGIADILTPAAFYNGARTNAAMGGGTNTTAHLVAIAGRLGVPFTIDDMEKHSRDVPLLANVKPSGEYLMEDFYNAGGQAALMKAMGELLDTSAPTVSGRTIGEEIASARIWDPNIIATPDRPFSTAPALAVLRGNLAPRGAIIKATAADPRLLDHRGKAVVFESIEDLDARLDSDELEVDADSVLVLRGIGPRSYPGAPELGNIKIPRKLLEQGVTDIIRISDGRMSGTAFGTVVLQITPEAAVGGPLSLIRNGDIIHLDVANRRLDVELTDDELELRRREWSPAEDTTSRGFRRLYIDHVLQADEGFDFDFLRGSSGAPPMLRRPY; encoded by the coding sequence CGCAAACTCCGCATCCGATCTGGTTCCTTGCAACTCCGGGCTCACCGAATTGGCCGAGTGGGCGGTGCGGGGGGTCCTGGAGTCCGGCGGATTCCCCCTCGTCTTCCCCACGATGTCAATCGGAGACTCGATCATGCGGCCGAGCGGCATGATGTACCGCAACCTCATGAGCATGGAGCTCGAGGAACTCGCCCGCAGCAACCCCATCGATGGGCTGGTCCTGCTGACCGGATGCGACAACACCGCGCCCGCCTACGTCATGGGAGCGGCGAGCACCGGCCTGCCGACCATGATGATCCATGCCGGACCCATGCTCAGCGGCAACTGGCGCGCCCAAGTGCTCGCCTCGGGCACCGATGTCTACCGCCTGAACGACCAAGCACGGATGGGCGATCTCGACGCCTCGGACCTCGACCAGGCCGAATACGGGATTTCACGGAGCGTCGGCACCTGCAACACCATGGGTACCGCCTGCACAATGGGCGCAGTGCTCGAGGCGATGGGGCTATCGCTGATGGGGACCGCGAATATCCCTGCAGTCGATGCCCGCAAGAAGGCCGCCGCCCAACGCACGGGACGACGGATCGTCGAGCTGGTCCGAGACCGGATCGGCATCGCCGACATCCTCACGCCCGCCGCCTTCTACAACGGAGCCCGGACGAACGCCGCCATGGGCGGGGGGACGAATACAACCGCCCACCTCGTCGCGATCGCCGGCAGGCTCGGGGTGCCGTTCACCATCGACGATATGGAAAAGCACAGCCGAGACGTGCCGCTGCTGGCGAACGTCAAGCCGTCAGGCGAGTACCTCATGGAGGACTTCTACAACGCGGGCGGGCAGGCCGCGCTCATGAAGGCGATGGGAGAACTCCTCGACACAAGCGCTCCCACTGTGTCCGGCCGGACGATCGGAGAAGAGATCGCGTCGGCACGTATCTGGGACCCCAACATCATCGCAACACCCGACCGGCCATTCAGTACCGCGCCGGCACTGGCAGTGCTGCGCGGCAACCTCGCGCCCCGAGGCGCGATCATCAAAGCGACGGCAGCGGATCCGCGCCTGCTCGACCATCGCGGCAAGGCGGTAGTCTTCGAATCGATCGAAGATCTTGATGCCCGGTTGGACAGCGATGAACTCGAAGTCGACGCAGACTCGGTCCTCGTGCTGCGCGGCATCGGCCCGAGGTCTTACCCAGGGGCACCAGAGCTTGGCAACATCAAGATCCCGCGCAAGCTGCTCGAGCAAGGCGTCACCGACATCATCCGCATCTCGGACGGGAGAATGAGCGGCACTGCCTTCGGCACGGTCGTGCTCCAGATAACTCCAGAAGCAGCAGTGGGTGGACCACTGTCCTTGATCCGCAACGGAGACATCATCCATCTCGATGTCGCAAACCGAAGGCTCGACGTGGAGTTGACCGATGACGAGCTCGAACTGCGGCGGCGCGAATGGAGCCCAGCGGAGGACACGACGTCGCGAGGTTTTCGCCGGCTCTACATAGACCACGTACTCCAAGCCGACGAGGGCTTCGACTTCGACTTTCTCCGCGGCTCGTCAGGCGCGCCTCCCATGCTGCGCCGCCCCTATTGA
- a CDS encoding ParA family protein translates to MEHAIDRAALDRTIALINGKGGVLKTTLTSNVGGLLAASGYRVLVVDMDPQGNLGIDLGYARTPIDDQGRALAAALMFGSPIEPLETQRENLFVVPGGAHLDKAAAGLFAQGQKDPSGAKLSLARGLSSIAADFEMILIDCPPGNESLQIAALGAAAWAVVPTHTDKASREGLVSVAERLDTVTDINPELDLLGVVLTATTTGATAVRRDAREKIAEAFGTGEVLFDSSVRFAEATATAMRERGLLAHELEKSVKDGPKWYEVVRGAASAIAGPRSAGGVAEDLHRVAQELVARLSTAETRKVSA, encoded by the coding sequence ATGGAACATGCTATCGACCGCGCCGCTCTGGACAGGACGATCGCGCTGATCAACGGCAAGGGTGGAGTCTTGAAGACGACTCTTACCTCGAATGTGGGAGGCCTCCTGGCTGCCAGCGGATACCGGGTGCTGGTTGTGGACATGGATCCTCAAGGCAACCTCGGAATCGACCTTGGCTACGCAAGGACTCCCATCGACGACCAGGGAAGGGCCCTCGCTGCCGCTTTGATGTTTGGCTCGCCCATCGAGCCGTTAGAGACCCAGCGGGAGAACCTCTTCGTTGTTCCAGGTGGGGCGCATCTGGACAAGGCTGCAGCAGGACTGTTTGCTCAGGGACAGAAGGATCCGAGCGGCGCCAAGCTGTCGCTTGCGAGAGGCCTGTCTTCGATTGCGGCAGATTTTGAGATGATCCTCATCGACTGTCCGCCTGGCAACGAATCCCTTCAGATTGCCGCCCTTGGCGCAGCTGCTTGGGCGGTCGTGCCCACCCACACGGACAAAGCCAGCCGCGAGGGCTTGGTCAGCGTCGCAGAGCGTCTGGACACAGTTACAGACATCAACCCCGAGCTAGACCTTCTGGGTGTGGTCCTGACCGCCACTACAACGGGGGCGACTGCTGTGCGTCGTGACGCACGCGAGAAGATCGCCGAGGCATTCGGGACCGGAGAAGTGCTCTTTGATTCCAGTGTCCGTTTTGCTGAGGCGACTGCTACGGCGATGCGCGAGCGCGGTCTGCTCGCCCACGAGCTCGAAAAGTCCGTCAAGGACGGTCCCAAGTGGTACGAGGTAGTGCGGGGGGCTGCCTCGGCAATTGCCGGACCGCGTTCGGCCGGGGGAGTGGCCGAAGATCTTCACCGAGTCGCGCAGGAACTCGTCGCACGTTTGTCCACTGCCGAAACGCGGAAGGTTAGCGCATGA
- a CDS encoding Y-family DNA polymerase, translating to MHELVAHVDVNSAYASFERVFDPSLEGQPLVVLSNNDGCVVTASKEAKALGVEVGEPWFKLAPLAPTIGLIAKSSNYELCGDLSRRVMEVIARFGPWLEVYFQLPETCCCTLTAKLRQQTSGAVPRRSRMAAIEMPGGTLRVPPRCRCCCPLISEVDPRSKLGRPRTPVSRSARASASCRRS from the coding sequence ATGCACGAACTCGTCGCCCACGTGGACGTCAACTCGGCGTACGCGTCGTTCGAGCGGGTCTTCGACCCCTCCCTGGAAGGCCAGCCCCTTGTTGTCCTCTCGAACAACGACGGATGCGTCGTCACGGCATCGAAGGAGGCCAAGGCCCTCGGGGTGGAAGTGGGGGAGCCGTGGTTCAAACTCGCGCCCCTGGCGCCGACCATCGGGCTGATCGCCAAGAGCAGCAACTACGAGCTCTGCGGGGACCTGAGCCGACGGGTCATGGAGGTCATCGCCCGTTTCGGGCCCTGGTTGGAGGTCTACTTTCAGTTGCCTGAAACGTGTTGTTGCACCCTGACGGCCAAGTTGAGGCAGCAGACTTCGGGAGCAGTCCCGAGGAGGTCAAGGATGGCGGCCATTGAAATGCCTGGAGGCACTCTCAGAGTGCCTCCGAGATGTCGCTGTTGCTGCCCTCTGATCTCTGAGGTCGACCCTAGATCCAAGCTGGGTCGCCCCCGCACGCCCGTTTCGAGATCCGCCAGAGCGTCAGCTTCGTGCCGCAGGTCGTAG
- a CDS encoding phosphatase PAP2 family protein, which yields MKHTRSLARFCTEVFQPPAVVSFLLIVAGIHSSTGWLGILSGAIAALFMCLMPWLAVVLLARRGRLSDHHVGDKRQRLPVLLATLGSTILGVVILAALGAPALVFAVLLSFVAGMVFMMAVSPFWKVSGHATALSGAVAVLILMFGPGLFWLLALPPLIGWSRVHLGDHSVNQVFAGTIAGPLVIGSILGLLTI from the coding sequence ATGAAGCACACCCGTAGTCTGGCCCGTTTCTGCACCGAGGTCTTCCAACCGCCCGCGGTAGTCAGCTTCCTGCTGATCGTCGCCGGCATTCACAGCTCGACGGGGTGGCTGGGGATTCTGTCAGGTGCCATTGCAGCGCTTTTCATGTGCCTGATGCCCTGGCTCGCCGTGGTCCTGCTGGCAAGGAGAGGCCGCCTGAGCGATCACCACGTAGGGGACAAACGTCAACGCCTTCCTGTTCTGCTGGCCACCCTCGGTTCCACGATCCTGGGGGTCGTGATCCTCGCGGCGCTTGGTGCTCCGGCTCTGGTCTTCGCGGTCCTGCTGTCATTTGTCGCCGGGATGGTCTTCATGATGGCCGTAAGTCCGTTCTGGAAGGTTTCCGGCCATGCGACCGCGTTGAGCGGAGCCGTCGCAGTGCTCATCCTCATGTTCGGGCCTGGCCTGTTCTGGCTGCTGGCCCTCCCGCCCCTGATCGGATGGTCGAGAGTGCACCTCGGCGACCACAGTGTCAACCAGGTGTTCGCAGGAACAATCGCGGGGCCCTTGGTTATCGGGTCGATTCTGGGACTGCTGACAATATGA
- a CDS encoding ParB family protein has product MSENRPALSLPPRDPSKVRNLLRSNRPTIVPDPPAAAPEIEDDRRSVAGREVDEVREEGSAPKSRRAQVTFYMDAEFRDRARAAYRATAGIEGDDSWSEFIELAVLNEVTRRERLHNAGEKYEGSSRRLKAGRKIVD; this is encoded by the coding sequence ATGAGCGAGAATCGGCCTGCCCTCAGCCTCCCGCCGAGGGACCCCAGCAAGGTGAGGAACCTGCTGCGCAGCAATCGCCCCACAATCGTCCCCGATCCGCCGGCCGCTGCCCCTGAAATCGAGGATGACCGTCGGTCCGTCGCCGGGCGCGAGGTCGATGAAGTGCGCGAGGAGGGCTCAGCACCCAAGAGCCGACGTGCTCAAGTCACCTTCTACATGGACGCGGAGTTCAGGGACCGGGCTCGGGCTGCGTATCGGGCCACAGCCGGGATCGAAGGCGATGACTCTTGGTCCGAGTTCATCGAACTTGCGGTCCTAAATGAGGTGACCCGCCGCGAGCGGCTCCACAACGCAGGCGAGAAGTACGAGGGGAGCTCTCGACGCCTCAAGGCCGGCCGGAAGATTGTCGACTGA